From Thamnophis elegans isolate rThaEle1 chromosome 12, rThaEle1.pri, whole genome shotgun sequence, one genomic window encodes:
- the LOC116515755 gene encoding cytochrome P450 2F2-like, giving the protein MKYPEVQAKMQEEIDRVIGQNRIPNIEDRSQMPYVDAVIHEVQRFSDLIPMNVAHAVTRDTEFRGYLIPKGTEVLPMLSTVLHDGTKFKSPQGFHPENFLDENGQLKKNEAFVPFSAGKRVCLGEALARMELFLFFTAILQRFRLKPLVDPKDIDLTPQEFGFATIPPLYELSVVPR; this is encoded by the exons ATGAAGTACCCCGAAGTGCAAg CAAAGATGCAGGAAGAAATCGACCGTGTGATTGGCCAGAACCGGATCCCCAACATTGAAGACCGGAGCCAGATGCCCTACGTGGACGCGGTCATCCACGAAGTGCAGCGGTTCAGCGACCTCATCCCCATGAACGTGGCCCACGCGGTCACCCGCGACACGGAATTCAGAGGCTACCTCATCCCGAAG GGCACAGAGGTCCTTCCCATGCTCAGCACCGTTCTGCATGATGGCACCAAGTTCAAAAGCCCCCAAGGGTTCCACCCGGAGAACTTCCTGGATGAGAACGGGCAGCTGAAGAAAAACGAGGCCTTCGTCCCCTTCTCTGCAG GGAAACGCGTCTGCCTGGGGGAAGCTCTGGCCCGGATGgagctcttcctcttcttcaccgCCATCCTGCAACGGTTCCGGCTGAAGCCCCTGGTGGACCCCAAGGACATCGACCTGACCCCCCAGGAGTTCGGCTTTGCCACCATCCCGCCCCTCTACGAGCTCTCGGTCGTCCCCCGCTGA